Proteins from a genomic interval of Leifsonia shinshuensis:
- a CDS encoding bifunctional 3'-5' exonuclease/DNA polymerase: MHILLDRVAPGRVSAVRIAERPGAVEGVSVAERTELADAELPEFVRREEAASHPRWVWDDTRGWYPRLLGAGVRVERCVDLRLSHAILRASTLTAGSRLATAPPGPWDAARVLDDTAEPPADAATLFDLDHAVEVAPPSGEAELAAQQEAVAASAAPARLRLLLAAESAGALIAAEMQHAGLPYSVERHDELLRAVLGPRPRFGRPEALETLAAEIRAALEAPDLNPDSPPELLKALQRAGLMVTSTRSWELRELDHPAIPAVLRYKKLSRLHSANGWSWLDAWVRDGRFRPDYIPGGVVTGRWATRGGGALQLPKEVRGAVVADPGWKLVVADAAQLEPRILTGLAGDTAMAQAGRGRDLYAGIVATGAVEERAQAKVAMLGAMYGATTGDSGRLMPRLARAFPRAVRLVEDAARTGERGDIVTSRLGRSSPRPGGSWLAVQSAASGSDSTPAEERRAVSQARDWGRFTRNFVVQASAAEWALCWMAELRNRLARLTPDGAELTAGPHLVYFLHDEVIVHTPAELAETVAAEVRASAEAAGRLLFGGFPVDFPVTAAIVDSYGEAK; this comes from the coding sequence CGTCGCCGAGCGAACAGAGCTCGCCGACGCCGAGCTCCCGGAGTTCGTCCGTCGGGAGGAGGCCGCCTCGCACCCCCGTTGGGTCTGGGACGACACCCGCGGCTGGTATCCGCGGCTCCTGGGGGCCGGCGTGCGGGTCGAGCGCTGCGTCGACCTGCGCCTCAGCCACGCGATCCTCCGGGCGTCCACGCTCACGGCCGGCTCCCGCCTGGCGACGGCGCCGCCCGGCCCGTGGGACGCCGCGCGCGTCCTGGACGACACGGCCGAGCCGCCCGCGGACGCGGCGACGCTGTTCGACCTCGACCACGCCGTCGAGGTCGCGCCGCCGTCCGGCGAGGCGGAGCTCGCGGCGCAGCAGGAGGCGGTCGCGGCCAGCGCCGCGCCCGCACGGCTGCGTCTGCTGCTCGCCGCGGAGTCCGCCGGCGCGCTGATCGCCGCCGAGATGCAGCACGCCGGGCTGCCCTACAGCGTGGAGCGGCACGACGAGCTGCTGCGCGCCGTCCTCGGCCCGCGCCCGCGGTTCGGCCGGCCCGAGGCGCTGGAGACGCTGGCCGCCGAGATCCGCGCGGCGCTGGAGGCGCCCGATCTCAACCCGGACAGTCCTCCCGAGCTGCTCAAGGCGCTGCAGCGCGCGGGCCTGATGGTGACCTCGACGCGGTCCTGGGAGCTGCGCGAACTCGACCATCCCGCGATCCCGGCTGTCCTCCGCTACAAGAAGCTCTCCCGGCTGCACTCCGCCAACGGCTGGAGCTGGCTCGACGCCTGGGTGCGCGACGGCCGGTTCCGGCCGGACTACATCCCCGGCGGCGTCGTCACCGGGCGCTGGGCCACGCGCGGCGGCGGCGCCCTCCAGTTGCCGAAGGAGGTCCGCGGCGCGGTCGTCGCCGACCCGGGCTGGAAGCTGGTGGTCGCCGACGCGGCACAGCTCGAGCCGCGCATCCTGACCGGCCTCGCCGGCGACACCGCGATGGCGCAGGCCGGGCGCGGACGCGACCTCTACGCGGGCATCGTCGCCACCGGGGCGGTGGAGGAGCGCGCGCAGGCCAAGGTGGCGATGCTCGGAGCGATGTACGGGGCGACCACCGGCGACAGCGGCCGCCTGATGCCGCGACTGGCGCGCGCGTTCCCCCGGGCGGTGCGGCTCGTGGAGGACGCGGCACGCACGGGGGAGCGCGGCGACATCGTGACGTCGCGGCTGGGCCGCAGCTCCCCACGGCCCGGCGGCAGCTGGCTGGCCGTCCAGTCCGCGGCGTCCGGGTCGGACTCCACGCCGGCGGAGGAGCGCCGGGCGGTGTCGCAGGCGCGCGACTGGGGCCGGTTCACACGCAACTTCGTCGTGCAGGCCAGCGCGGCCGAGTGGGCGCTGTGCTGGATGGCGGAGCTGCGCAACCGGCTCGCCCGCCTCACCCCCGACGGCGCCGAGCTCACCGCGGGCCCGCACCTGGTGTACTTCCTGCACGACGAGGTCATCGTGCACACCCCGGCCGAGCTCGCCGAGACCGTCGCGGCCGAGGTGCGCGCGTCCGCCGAGGCCGCCGGGCGGCTGCTGTTCGGCGGGTTCCCCGTCGACTTCCCGGTCACGGCCGCGATCGTCGACAGCTACGGCGAGGCCAAGTGA
- a CDS encoding DUF1684 domain-containing protein, with translation MTDTQAPADPDAVLARYHSRREQAVTAPQGNLALVNTQWITGEPDSEQPVWGVPGLWSPLPAGQSGLKVTAAATDDIFVDEVLVDGSAIVRGKDDPNPGAIRFSDTVTGFVIANEQGEYALRVWDAQSEDIQKFGSIDAFPFNPEWIITATFSPIEGGKTVGFEHLKDDGATRDMVIPGEITFTKDGVDYNLAAFKAGRALQLVFSDTTNGESTYSVGRFLFVVPNEDGTVTLDFNLAVLPPCAFSYNFNCPLPPAQNRFAVPIEAGEKNVLDKDGNLLH, from the coding sequence ATGACCGACACCCAAGCCCCCGCCGATCCCGACGCCGTCCTCGCCCGGTACCACTCCCGCCGCGAGCAGGCCGTCACGGCGCCACAGGGCAACCTGGCGCTGGTGAACACCCAGTGGATCACCGGGGAGCCGGACTCCGAGCAGCCGGTCTGGGGCGTCCCCGGGCTCTGGTCGCCGCTGCCCGCGGGCCAGTCGGGGCTCAAGGTCACCGCCGCCGCCACCGATGACATCTTCGTCGACGAGGTGCTGGTGGACGGCTCCGCCATCGTGCGCGGCAAGGACGACCCGAACCCGGGCGCCATCCGCTTCAGCGACACAGTCACCGGCTTCGTCATCGCCAACGAGCAGGGCGAGTACGCGCTGCGGGTGTGGGACGCGCAGTCCGAGGACATCCAGAAGTTCGGCTCGATCGACGCCTTCCCGTTCAACCCGGAGTGGATCATCACGGCGACGTTCTCGCCGATCGAGGGCGGCAAGACGGTCGGCTTCGAGCACCTCAAAGACGACGGCGCGACCCGGGACATGGTCATCCCGGGCGAGATCACCTTCACGAAGGACGGCGTCGACTACAACCTCGCCGCGTTCAAGGCCGGGCGCGCGCTGCAGCTCGTCTTCTCCGACACCACGAACGGCGAGAGCACCTACTCGGTGGGCCGCTTCCTGTTCGTCGTCCCGAACGAGGACGGCACGGTGACGCTCGACTTCAACCTCGCCGTGCTGCCGCCGTGCGCGTTCAGCTACAACTTCAACTGCCCGCTGCCGCCCGCGCAGAACCGTTTCGCCGTGCCGATCGAGGCCGGCGAGAAGAACGTGCTGGACAAGGACGGCAACCTCCTGCACTGA
- a CDS encoding PadR family transcriptional regulator, whose amino-acid sequence MSVQYGFLAVLTQGPAYGSQLQNEFLLRAANRRQLNAGQVYSTLDRMTEQGLIESAGETEDGLPLYRLTAAGAVEAAAWLTAGPRDARPDWDEMQDQVLVAASLEGADAAAVVADYRAAFAERIRELTHDADSRAVLAANRAAELGARAAIEWLDEVAKALAAHPGALVQPRCPERPRRGRKPAAALE is encoded by the coding sequence ATGTCGGTCCAGTATGGTTTCCTCGCGGTGCTGACCCAGGGCCCCGCCTACGGCTCCCAGCTCCAGAACGAGTTCCTCCTGCGCGCGGCCAACCGCCGCCAGCTCAATGCCGGGCAGGTGTACTCCACGCTCGACCGGATGACCGAGCAGGGGCTGATCGAGTCGGCGGGCGAGACCGAGGACGGCCTGCCGCTCTACCGGCTCACGGCGGCCGGGGCCGTCGAGGCCGCGGCCTGGCTGACGGCGGGCCCCCGCGACGCCCGCCCGGACTGGGACGAGATGCAGGACCAGGTGCTGGTGGCCGCGTCGCTCGAGGGCGCCGACGCCGCGGCGGTCGTCGCCGACTACCGCGCGGCGTTCGCCGAGCGCATCCGCGAGCTCACGCACGACGCGGACTCCCGTGCGGTGCTGGCCGCCAACCGCGCCGCGGAGCTCGGCGCCCGCGCCGCGATCGAATGGCTGGACGAGGTCGCCAAGGCCCTGGCCGCGCACCCGGGCGCGCTGGTGCAGCCCCGCTGCCCCGAGCGTCCCCGCCGCGGCCGCAAGCCGGCGGCGGCGCTGGAGTGA
- a CDS encoding DUF3145 domain-containing protein, whose amino-acid sequence MTAHAARGVLYVHSSPSALCPHIEWAAGRALGRAVNFTWETQPVLKGAQRTEFFWDGPQGTGARLATALRGWEHLRYEVTEDAGLGTDGGRWMHTPDLGIFFVQTDTAGNTVVPEDRIRYAMEVAGSNPLELHRELRLALGQAWDDELEPFRRAHDDTSVIWLHKVG is encoded by the coding sequence ATGACGGCTCACGCAGCTCGAGGAGTGCTCTACGTGCACTCCTCTCCCAGCGCGCTCTGCCCGCACATCGAGTGGGCGGCAGGACGCGCACTCGGTCGCGCCGTCAACTTCACGTGGGAGACGCAGCCGGTCCTGAAGGGCGCCCAGCGCACCGAGTTCTTCTGGGACGGACCCCAGGGCACCGGAGCGCGCCTGGCGACGGCGCTGCGCGGCTGGGAGCACCTGCGCTACGAGGTCACCGAGGACGCCGGCCTCGGCACCGACGGCGGCCGCTGGATGCACACCCCCGACCTCGGCATCTTCTTCGTCCAGACCGACACCGCCGGCAACACCGTGGTGCCGGAGGACCGCATCCGCTACGCGATGGAGGTGGCCGGCTCCAACCCGCTCGAACTGCACCGCGAGCTGCGGCTCGCGCTCGGCCAGGCCTGGGACGACGAGCTGGAGCCGTTCCGCCGCGCCCACGACGACACCTCCGTCATCTGGCTGCACAAGGTCGGCTGA
- a CDS encoding beta-ketoacyl-[acyl-carrier-protein] synthase family protein, whose amino-acid sequence MTKKIVVTGVGASSPLGGTAPESWAALLAGESGARSLTHDWVAELELPVTFAAEAKVRPDTILDRPTAKRLDPSSQFALVSALEAWADAGSPEVAPERLGVDYATGIGGVWTLLDAWDTLRERGPRRVLPMTVPMLMPNAASAAVSMHFEARAFARTVASACASSTESLVNAYEHLQAGLADVVIAGGTESAIHPITIASFASMQALSRRNDDPATASRPYSVDRDGFVMGEGAASLVLETEEHALARGARIYAEIVGGGVTADSYHITANDPEGRGASRAVRLALEQAGVSPDEVTHINAHATSTPVGDPSEYVALREVFGERVHDIPVSATKASTGHLLGGTGALEAVFTIFALRDRVAPPTINITEMDPAIPLKVSGEPQPLGDGPQLAISNSFGFGGHNAVVAIRSV is encoded by the coding sequence ATGACCAAGAAGATCGTCGTCACCGGCGTGGGCGCATCCTCCCCGCTCGGTGGCACCGCCCCCGAGAGCTGGGCAGCGCTGCTGGCCGGCGAGTCGGGGGCCCGCAGCCTCACCCACGACTGGGTGGCCGAGCTGGAGCTGCCCGTCACGTTCGCCGCGGAGGCGAAGGTGCGGCCGGACACCATCCTCGACCGGCCGACCGCCAAGCGTCTCGACCCGTCCAGCCAGTTCGCGCTGGTCTCGGCGCTGGAGGCCTGGGCCGACGCCGGCTCCCCCGAGGTCGCGCCCGAGCGCCTCGGCGTCGACTACGCCACCGGCATCGGCGGCGTCTGGACCCTCCTCGACGCGTGGGACACCCTGCGCGAGCGCGGCCCGCGCCGCGTGCTCCCGATGACCGTCCCGATGCTCATGCCGAACGCCGCGTCCGCCGCGGTGTCCATGCACTTCGAGGCCCGCGCCTTCGCGCGCACCGTCGCCTCCGCCTGCGCGTCGAGCACCGAGTCGCTCGTCAACGCCTACGAGCACCTCCAGGCCGGTCTCGCCGACGTCGTCATCGCCGGCGGCACGGAGTCCGCCATCCACCCGATCACGATCGCGTCGTTCGCGTCGATGCAGGCGCTGTCACGCCGCAACGACGACCCGGCCACCGCCTCCCGCCCCTACAGCGTCGACCGCGACGGCTTCGTCATGGGCGAGGGCGCCGCGAGCCTGGTGCTGGAGACCGAGGAGCACGCGCTCGCCCGCGGCGCCCGCATCTACGCGGAGATCGTCGGCGGCGGCGTCACGGCCGACTCGTACCACATCACCGCCAACGACCCGGAGGGCCGCGGCGCCAGCCGTGCCGTCCGCCTCGCGCTCGAGCAGGCCGGGGTCTCCCCCGACGAGGTCACCCACATCAACGCGCACGCCACCAGCACCCCGGTCGGCGACCCGTCCGAGTACGTCGCCCTGCGCGAGGTGTTCGGCGAGCGGGTGCACGACATCCCGGTCTCGGCCACCAAGGCGTCCACCGGCCACCTCCTCGGCGGCACCGGCGCGCTGGAAGCCGTGTTCACGATCTTCGCGCTGCGCGACCGCGTCGCCCCGCCGACGATCAACATCACCGAGATGGACCCGGCGATCCCGCTGAAGGTCTCCGGCGAGCCGCAGCCGCTCGGCGACGGCCCGCAGCTGGCGATCAGCAACTCGTTCGGCTTCGGCGGCCACAACGCCGTCGTCGCGATCCGCTCGGTCTGA
- a CDS encoding acyl carrier protein, with amino-acid sequence MALSTEEVLAGLAELINDETGIATDTVELDKSFTDDLDIDSISMMTIVVNAEDKFDVKIPDEEVKNLKTVGDAVEFIVKAQDA; translated from the coding sequence ATGGCATTGTCCACCGAAGAAGTTCTTGCCGGCCTGGCCGAGCTCATCAACGACGAGACTGGCATCGCGACCGACACGGTTGAGCTGGACAAGTCGTTCACCGACGACCTCGACATCGACTCGATCTCGATGATGACCATCGTGGTCAACGCCGAGGACAAGTTCGACGTGAAGATCCCGGACGAAGAGGTCAAGAACCTGAAGACCGTCGGTGACGCCGTCGAGTTCATCGTCAAGGCGCAGGACGCCTGA
- a CDS encoding beta-ketoacyl-ACP synthase III: MTHPTLQQSHGPQYTRILSIGAARGDLVVPNDDLVGPIDSSDEWIRQRTGIITRTRASHDVGAVDLATEASKEAIAKSGVDPKLIDAVIVATISNPQQTPSLAAVLADNVGANPAAAYDMNAACAGYAYAVAQADALIRTGQAHYALVVGAEKLSDVVDPTDRTISFLLGDGAGAVVIGPSEYPGIAKTVWGSDGSKAGAVGMGNTLTEFRDGEAPWPTLRQDGQTVFRWAVWEMAKVAKHALDAAGVTPDQLAAFIPHQANMRIVDEFAKQLKLPETVAIARDIETTGNTSAASIPLATHRLLQEHPELSGGLALQIGFGAGLVFGAQVVVLP; encoded by the coding sequence ATGACCCACCCCACCCTGCAGCAGTCCCACGGCCCGCAGTACACCCGCATCCTCTCGATCGGCGCAGCCCGCGGCGACCTCGTGGTCCCGAACGACGACCTGGTCGGCCCGATCGACTCCTCCGACGAGTGGATCCGCCAGCGCACCGGCATCATCACCCGCACCCGGGCCAGCCACGACGTCGGCGCGGTGGACCTCGCCACCGAGGCCTCCAAGGAGGCCATCGCGAAGTCTGGCGTCGACCCCAAGCTGATCGACGCGGTGATCGTCGCGACCATCTCGAACCCGCAGCAGACGCCGTCGCTGGCCGCCGTACTGGCCGACAACGTCGGCGCCAACCCGGCCGCCGCGTACGACATGAACGCGGCCTGCGCCGGCTACGCCTACGCGGTCGCCCAGGCGGACGCGCTCATCCGCACCGGCCAGGCGCACTACGCGCTCGTCGTCGGCGCCGAGAAGCTCTCCGACGTCGTCGACCCGACGGACCGCACCATCTCGTTCCTGCTGGGCGACGGCGCGGGCGCCGTCGTGATCGGCCCGAGCGAGTACCCCGGCATCGCCAAGACGGTGTGGGGCTCGGACGGCTCCAAGGCCGGCGCGGTCGGGATGGGCAACACGCTCACCGAGTTCCGCGACGGCGAGGCCCCGTGGCCGACCCTCCGACAGGACGGCCAGACCGTCTTCCGCTGGGCGGTCTGGGAGATGGCGAAGGTCGCCAAGCACGCGCTCGACGCCGCCGGCGTCACGCCCGACCAGCTCGCGGCCTTCATCCCGCACCAGGCGAACATGCGGATCGTGGACGAGTTCGCCAAGCAGCTCAAGCTGCCGGAGACGGTCGCGATCGCGCGCGACATCGAGACGACCGGCAACACGTCGGCCGCCTCGATCCCGCTCGCCACGCACCGGCTCCTGCAGGAGCACCCCGAACTGTCCGGCGGTCTCGCGCTCCAGATCGGCTTCGGCGCCGGTCTGGTCTTCGGCGCGCAGGTCGTCGTGCTCCCCTAG